A DNA window from Turicibacter sp. TJ11 contains the following coding sequences:
- a CDS encoding Mini-ribonuclease 3, whose protein sequence is MTILEKACEKMEVSQMNSTMLAFVGDSYYDLKVREMLCRRGINKPHRLHQLAVKYVSAHAQATTLAYLIQENLLNEKELEVVKKGRNTKSRSVPKNTDVLTYTHSTAFEALIGYLYLTEQNERLDQIVSYSIEFKDGVTN, encoded by the coding sequence ATGACGATATTAGAAAAGGCGTGTGAGAAGATGGAAGTCAGTCAAATGAATAGTACGATGTTAGCCTTTGTGGGTGACTCTTATTATGATTTAAAAGTTCGTGAGATGCTTTGTAGACGTGGAATTAATAAACCGCATCGTTTACATCAGTTAGCAGTGAAATATGTTTCTGCTCATGCACAGGCCACGACGTTAGCTTATTTAATTCAAGAGAATCTCCTAAACGAGAAAGAATTAGAAGTTGTAAAAAAGGGACGTAATACTAAAAGTCGCTCTGTCCCTAAAAATACGGATGTATTAACTTATACCCATTCAACCGCTTTTGAAGCGTTAATTGGTTATCTATACTTAACAGAACAAAACGAAAGACTCGATCAAATCGTGTCTTATAGTATCGAATTTAAAGATGGGGTGACAAACTAA
- the rplK gene encoding 50S ribosomal protein L11, producing the protein MAKAVKSIVKLQIPAGKANPAPPVGPALGQAGANIQGFCQEFNERTREQMGSIIPVIITVYEDRSFTFVTKTPPASDLLKKAAGLQKGSSLPHKEKVATLTKDQIRAIAEQKMPDLNANTVEAAMRIIEGSARQMGIVVED; encoded by the coding sequence GTGGCAAAAGCAGTAAAAAGTATTGTTAAATTACAAATTCCTGCAGGAAAAGCAAATCCAGCTCCACCAGTAGGTCCAGCATTAGGACAAGCAGGTGCGAACATTCAAGGATTCTGTCAAGAATTCAATGAACGTACACGTGAACAAATGGGAAGTATCATTCCTGTAATCATCACAGTTTACGAAGATCGTTCATTCACATTCGTAACAAAAACTCCACCAGCATCAGACTTATTAAAGAAAGCTGCTGGATTACAAAAAGGATCTTCTTTACCTCATAAGGAAAAAGTTGCTACTTTAACTAAAGATCAAATTCGTGCAATCGCTGAGCAAAAAATGCCAGACTTAAACGCGAATACAGTAGAAGCTGCAATGCGTATTATTGAAGGTTCTGCAAGACAAATGGGAATCGTTGTAGAAGACTAA
- a CDS encoding sigma-70 family RNA polymerase sigma factor produces the protein MKVEYNDYELVYLVREQNEAALDILIQKYSPLIGKIASSYYGVGVDYEDFFQEGRMAFIKSIDTFDETSAASFYSYSMTCVRNAITTAYRKAKRSAGLDQLTDYSEPGLSFACETPVYYYLDRVHNTLNERLILESALKEEGILSEFEKICLKYYLLDNNYIEIAAILGIPPKKVDNALSRCKNKLKNLNKINSSSLQSC, from the coding sequence GTGAAGGTTGAATATAATGATTATGAGTTGGTATATTTAGTTCGTGAACAAAATGAAGCAGCTTTAGATATCCTCATCCAGAAATATTCACCGCTAATTGGAAAAATTGCCTCTTCATATTATGGTGTTGGCGTTGATTACGAGGACTTTTTTCAAGAAGGGCGGATGGCATTTATCAAATCAATTGATACATTTGATGAAACATCAGCAGCTAGTTTTTATTCTTATTCAATGACCTGCGTTAGAAATGCGATTACGACTGCTTATCGTAAAGCGAAAAGAAGTGCAGGTCTTGATCAGTTAACCGATTATAGTGAACCTGGACTTAGCTTTGCCTGTGAAACTCCCGTTTATTACTATCTTGATCGCGTTCATAATACATTAAATGAACGTTTAATTCTCGAATCCGCCTTAAAAGAAGAGGGGATTTTATCCGAATTTGAAAAAATATGTTTGAAATACTATCTCTTAGATAATAATTATATTGAGATTGCAGCGATTTTAGGAATTCCCCCTAAAAAAGTAGACAATGCCTTGAGTCGTTGTAAAAACAAATTAAAGAATCTAAATAAAATAAACTCATCTTCTTTGCAAAGTTGTTAG
- a CDS encoding class I SAM-dependent methyltransferase translates to MHYYTNNVDARSDEKDFAYTLRGHKLKFTTDIGVFSKKDVDFGSRLLVESFTAPEVDGDILDVGCGYGPIGLSLAKSYVNRNVHMVDVNQRALELSKKNAQDNGISNVKLYESFCYQEVKGEFAAILSNPPIRAGKKVVHAIIEEAKEYLVENGELWIVIQKKQGAPSAKTKMEEIYGNCEVVEKDKGYFILKSIKR, encoded by the coding sequence ATGCATTATTATACTAACAATGTTGATGCTCGTTCGGATGAAAAAGACTTTGCTTACACACTTAGAGGGCATAAACTCAAATTCACAACAGATATTGGAGTCTTTTCAAAGAAGGATGTCGACTTTGGTTCAAGACTTTTAGTAGAAAGCTTTACTGCTCCAGAAGTAGATGGAGATATTTTAGATGTTGGTTGTGGTTACGGACCTATCGGCTTGAGTTTAGCTAAAAGTTATGTAAATCGAAATGTTCATATGGTAGATGTCAATCAACGAGCGTTGGAGCTGTCTAAAAAAAATGCGCAAGATAACGGGATTTCAAACGTGAAATTATATGAAAGTTTTTGTTATCAAGAAGTAAAAGGTGAATTCGCTGCTATTTTATCTAATCCACCTATTCGCGCAGGAAAAAAAGTCGTTCACGCTATTATTGAAGAAGCTAAAGAATATTTGGTTGAGAATGGTGAACTTTGGATTGTAATACAGAAGAAGCAAGGTGCTCCGTCAGCTAAAACGAAGATGGAAGAAATTTACGGAAATTGTGAGGTAGTGGAAAAAGATAAAGGATATTTTATTTTAAAGTCTATCAAACGTTGA
- the secE gene encoding preprotein translocase subunit SecE, with protein sequence MSQVKGFFKGVSAELKKITWPTDKEMKSYTAQVLIFVALLTIFFFAVDLVISQVINLLG encoded by the coding sequence ATGAGTCAAGTAAAAGGTTTTTTTAAAGGTGTGTCTGCTGAATTAAAGAAGATTACTTGGCCAACAGATAAAGAAATGAAAAGTTATACAGCACAAGTTTTAATTTTTGTTGCTTTATTAACAATCTTCTTCTTTGCTGTTGACCTAGTGATTTCCCAAGTAATAAATTTACTAGGGTAG
- the rplA gene encoding 50S ribosomal protein L1 → MAKKGKKFIEAKKLVDSTTLYSVEEAVELVKKTNVAKFDATVDVAFRLGVDPRKADQQIRGAMVLPHGTGKVRSVLVFAKGEKAKEAEAAGADFVGDSDMINKIQQGWMEFDVVVATPDMMAEVGKLGRVLGPRGLMPNPKTGTVTMDVTKAINEIKAGKVEYRVDKAGNVHVPIGKVSFEDQKLVENFKAIYDTILKAKPSAAKGTYVKNIAVSSTMGPGIKVASESLEK, encoded by the coding sequence ATGGCTAAAAAAGGTAAAAAATTCATCGAAGCCAAAAAATTAGTTGACTCTACTACTTTATACTCTGTAGAAGAAGCTGTTGAATTAGTTAAGAAAACTAATGTTGCAAAATTTGATGCAACTGTAGATGTAGCTTTCCGTTTAGGAGTTGACCCACGTAAAGCGGATCAACAAATTCGTGGAGCTATGGTATTACCACACGGAACTGGTAAAGTTCGCTCAGTATTAGTATTCGCTAAAGGTGAAAAAGCTAAAGAAGCTGAAGCAGCTGGAGCAGATTTCGTAGGAGATAGCGATATGATCAACAAAATCCAACAAGGTTGGATGGAGTTCGACGTAGTTGTAGCTACTCCAGATATGATGGCTGAAGTTGGTAAATTAGGACGCGTTTTAGGACCACGTGGATTAATGCCAAACCCTAAAACTGGTACTGTAACAATGGATGTTACTAAAGCTATTAACGAAATCAAAGCTGGTAAAGTTGAATACCGCGTTGATAAAGCTGGTAACGTACATGTTCCAATCGGAAAAGTATCTTTCGAAGACCAAAAATTAGTTGAAAACTTCAAAGCTATCTATGATACTATCTTAAAAGCTAAACCATCTGCAGCTAAAGGAACATATGTGAAAAATATCGCTGTTTCTTCAACTATGGGACCTGGTATCAAAGTTGCATCTGAATCATTAGAAAAATAA
- the ilvA gene encoding threonine ammonia-lyase, with protein METVTFQMILEAAKHLKGVIKETDFCYSETLSELTEGDVYLKLENLQQSGSFKIRGAYNKMIHLSDEEKNGGVVASSAGNHAQGVAISASKLGIKSTIVMPKSAPFAKIYATRKYGGEVVLHGEVYDEAYQKAIEIQKATGATFVHPFNDPYVIAGQGTIGVEIMAEQPDLDVILVPIGGGGIAAGVALAAKTINPNVKVIGVQTKNAPSMYESLRCGHVEVMPVNKTIADGIAVGEPGELTFSIIKDYVDEIITVSETEISQAVLLLLENCNLVCEGAGAVSVAAMMSKKLDLKDKKVGAILSGGNIDINMIESIINHAMITTGRRTEIKVMVNHKPGELSAFLETIAKELGNILIIHQSRSREGLSMYHLEVTVVVETLDAHHKQRLIKKLIESGYEIEYTN; from the coding sequence TTGGAAACTGTCACATTTCAAATGATTTTAGAGGCAGCAAAACATTTAAAAGGTGTCATTAAAGAAACTGATTTTTGTTATTCAGAAACATTGAGTGAGTTAACAGAAGGAGACGTTTATTTAAAACTTGAAAATCTTCAGCAATCAGGATCATTTAAAATTCGAGGCGCGTACAATAAAATGATTCATTTATCTGATGAAGAGAAAAATGGTGGAGTTGTAGCGTCAAGTGCAGGGAATCATGCACAAGGTGTTGCCATTAGTGCGAGTAAACTAGGTATTAAATCAACGATTGTCATGCCTAAAAGTGCGCCTTTTGCGAAGATTTATGCCACTCGTAAATATGGAGGCGAAGTCGTCTTACATGGTGAGGTTTATGATGAGGCGTATCAAAAAGCGATTGAAATCCAAAAAGCAACTGGAGCGACATTTGTTCATCCATTTAATGATCCATATGTGATTGCAGGTCAGGGAACAATCGGTGTGGAAATCATGGCAGAACAACCCGATTTAGATGTGATTCTTGTTCCAATTGGTGGGGGTGGAATCGCAGCTGGAGTCGCTCTAGCTGCTAAAACGATTAATCCAAATGTCAAAGTAATCGGGGTTCAAACTAAAAATGCACCGTCTATGTATGAATCATTAAGATGTGGACATGTTGAAGTTATGCCAGTAAACAAAACGATTGCTGATGGAATTGCGGTTGGAGAGCCAGGAGAGTTAACTTTTTCTATCATTAAAGACTACGTTGATGAAATTATCACAGTTTCAGAAACTGAAATTTCACAAGCCGTTTTACTATTACTAGAAAATTGTAATCTAGTTTGCGAAGGAGCAGGAGCTGTATCAGTTGCCGCAATGATGTCTAAAAAGCTAGACTTAAAAGATAAAAAGGTAGGCGCTATTCTTTCAGGTGGAAACATAGATATTAATATGATTGAAAGTATTATTAATCATGCTATGATCACAACAGGTCGGCGAACTGAAATTAAAGTGATGGTGAATCATAAACCAGGAGAATTGAGTGCTTTTTTAGAAACAATCGCCAAAGAACTTGGAAATATTTTAATTATTCATCAAAGTCGATCGCGTGAAGGATTATCTATGTATCACCTAGAGGTAACTGTTGTAGTTGAGACATTAGATGCTCATCATAAACAACGCCTAATCAAAAAACTTATTGAAAGTGGTTATGAGATTGAGTATACAAACTAG
- a CDS encoding MFS transporter produces MLKNFKLRKWLVLAASFIIMSVSFSIVNNITSLFLNPVTQKLGVSISSFSLIFTIGAITTALMSPIIGQLIAKFPLGLIMSLGAILAGGGFFCYALATKIWMFYLIAAIVGIGMTCLTTIPISTALTHWFEDKKGTALGIAMAGSGTGSFIWMQVVSRMLVKFSYQTTYAILGIIILVVCLPLTMFIMRMPPDATIKTQKKDKISYHDIHWSLQLILFAAGLFLLGMSISGTKMHIQPYLTTLGHSLTFNANVGSTQAIFALLGSLVGGYIFDKLSLKTSISIFILMALISYICLIYGAYPPLLFIFATLFGLCLCLPSLLPAYGTSALFGKEHYAMHLGFISMIFTLGSALGPVISGFIADYLSYTLVWIIYFILTVIYFTCLLISLKSKKPQN; encoded by the coding sequence ATGTTAAAGAATTTCAAACTCCGTAAGTGGCTTGTTTTAGCGGCAAGTTTTATTATTATGTCAGTGTCATTTAGTATTGTAAATAACATCACCTCTTTATTTTTGAATCCTGTTACTCAAAAATTAGGTGTATCCATTTCATCGTTCTCTCTTATTTTCACCATCGGAGCCATTACGACCGCTCTTATGTCTCCAATTATCGGTCAATTAATCGCCAAGTTTCCTTTAGGGCTCATCATGTCTTTAGGTGCCATTTTAGCTGGAGGTGGATTTTTTTGTTACGCATTAGCAACAAAAATTTGGATGTTTTATTTAATTGCTGCTATTGTCGGGATTGGAATGACATGTCTAACAACGATTCCAATCTCAACCGCACTGACACATTGGTTTGAAGATAAAAAGGGAACAGCATTAGGAATAGCGATGGCTGGGTCTGGAACAGGATCATTTATTTGGATGCAAGTCGTTTCTAGAATGTTAGTTAAATTTAGTTATCAAACGACCTATGCGATATTAGGAATCATCATCTTAGTTGTCTGTCTTCCACTTACTATGTTCATTATGAGAATGCCACCGGATGCAACCATTAAAACTCAAAAGAAAGATAAAATTTCATATCACGATATTCATTGGAGCTTGCAATTAATTTTATTTGCAGCAGGTTTATTTTTACTTGGAATGAGTATTTCAGGAACAAAAATGCACATTCAACCTTACTTAACGACTCTCGGTCATTCTTTAACATTTAATGCTAACGTCGGTTCAACCCAAGCGATCTTTGCTTTGTTAGGAAGTTTAGTTGGTGGTTATATTTTTGATAAATTAAGCTTAAAAACTTCGATTAGCATTTTTATTTTGATGGCTTTAATTAGTTATATTTGTTTAATCTATGGCGCTTACCCACCTTTATTATTTATATTTGCCACCTTATTTGGTTTGTGTCTTTGCTTACCTTCACTGCTTCCGGCATATGGAACAAGTGCTTTATTCGGAAAAGAACATTATGCGATGCATTTAGGATTCATTAGTATGATTTTTACGTTGGGCAGTGCTTTAGGTCCAGTTATTTCAGGATTTATTGCTGATTATTTATCTTATACACTCGTTTGGATTATTTACTTCATCCTCACGGTTATTTATTTCACCTGTTTACTTATTTCCTTAAAATCAAAAAAACCTCAGAATTAA
- the rlmB gene encoding 23S rRNA (guanosine(2251)-2'-O)-methyltransferase RlmB, whose amino-acid sequence MAKVVKGAKKEKALKQNQRQAPKKERRDTSKKDSTREVIYGKNTVNEVLQSKRKVFEVIITDTVAQHELGLMKLVEKQNISCKVLPKQKFEQMVKDKYDVKGNHQGVLAIVEPYAYMPLNELIKKATQKEEPAFILILDGLEDPHNLGAILRTADASGVDGIIIRKDRSVGLTSTVAKLSTGAIEHVPVACVANLTVAINQLKEAGLWIAGTDASEAQDYRTLDATLPLGLVIGSEGKGMSRLVREACDFKVFLPMRGHVTSLNASVAAALLMYEIYNKRNPIK is encoded by the coding sequence ATGGCGAAAGTAGTCAAAGGTGCTAAAAAAGAGAAAGCTTTAAAACAAAATCAAAGACAAGCACCTAAAAAAGAAAGAAGAGACACTTCTAAAAAAGATAGTACGCGCGAAGTCATTTATGGAAAAAACACTGTAAATGAAGTGTTGCAATCTAAACGTAAAGTATTTGAGGTAATCATCACAGATACGGTTGCTCAACACGAGTTAGGACTAATGAAGTTAGTTGAAAAACAAAACATTTCTTGCAAGGTGTTACCAAAGCAGAAGTTTGAGCAAATGGTTAAAGACAAGTATGATGTTAAAGGAAATCATCAAGGTGTCTTAGCGATTGTTGAACCTTATGCTTATATGCCTTTAAATGAGTTAATTAAAAAGGCTACACAAAAAGAGGAGCCAGCATTCATTCTAATTTTAGATGGCTTAGAAGATCCACACAATTTGGGTGCTATTTTACGTACAGCAGATGCATCCGGAGTCGATGGAATTATTATTCGAAAAGATCGCTCAGTTGGATTAACAAGCACCGTCGCTAAATTATCAACAGGTGCGATTGAACATGTTCCTGTTGCGTGTGTGGCTAACTTAACAGTTGCAATTAATCAATTAAAAGAAGCGGGACTTTGGATTGCCGGAACAGATGCGAGTGAAGCACAAGATTATCGAACATTAGATGCGACACTTCCTTTAGGATTAGTTATCGGTAGTGAAGGAAAGGGAATGAGTCGCTTAGTGAGAGAAGCGTGTGACTTTAAAGTGTTTCTTCCAATGCGAGGGCACGTGACTTCATTAAATGCATCAGTGGCAGCAGCGTTATTAATGTATGAGATTTATAACAAACGAAATCCTATTAAATAG
- a CDS encoding RidA family protein — protein MNIISTKDAPQAIGPYSQAIEANNTLYISGQIPLDPVTMEFVSDEIEAQTHQCLKNIQAILTEAGYSLNHVVKCGIFLADMNDFAKVNEVYGQYFNEHKPARACVQVVRLPRDAKVEIEAIAVKA, from the coding sequence ATGAACATTATTTCAACAAAAGATGCTCCACAAGCGATTGGGCCTTATTCACAAGCCATTGAAGCCAACAATACTTTATATATCTCAGGGCAAATCCCACTAGATCCGGTCACAATGGAATTTGTATCAGATGAGATTGAGGCTCAAACGCATCAATGTTTAAAAAATATTCAAGCGATCTTAACAGAAGCGGGATATTCTTTAAATCATGTCGTGAAATGCGGTATTTTCTTAGCTGATATGAACGATTTCGCTAAAGTTAATGAAGTTTATGGACAATACTTCAATGAACATAAGCCAGCTCGTGCCTGTGTTCAAGTTGTACGATTACCACGTGATGCTAAAGTTGAAATTGAAGCAATTGCCGTTAAAGCATAA
- the rplJ gene encoding 50S ribosomal protein L10, which translates to MSATAIEMKSQLVAEYTAQFKESASLVVVDYRGLTVAEVTELRQQLRAEGVEFKVLKNNISRRAVTAAGFEGLSEAFVGPTAVAYSKEDVVAPARVLYNFAKEHDALELKAGLIEGSVASLEQVMELAKLPNREGLLSMLLSVLQAPMRNMACVVKAVSEQKEAGVEAPVAEAAAETTEVAEEATAE; encoded by the coding sequence ATGAGCGCTACTGCAATCGAAATGAAATCTCAATTAGTTGCTGAGTACACAGCACAATTCAAAGAATCAGCTTCTTTAGTAGTTGTTGATTACCGTGGATTAACTGTTGCTGAAGTGACTGAATTACGTCAACAATTACGTGCTGAAGGTGTTGAATTTAAAGTATTAAAAAACAACATCTCTCGTCGTGCCGTAACCGCTGCTGGATTCGAAGGTTTATCTGAAGCTTTCGTTGGTCCAACTGCTGTTGCATACTCTAAAGAAGACGTTGTGGCACCTGCACGCGTATTATACAACTTCGCTAAAGAACACGATGCTTTAGAATTAAAAGCTGGTTTAATCGAAGGATCTGTTGCTTCATTAGAGCAAGTTATGGAATTAGCTAAGTTACCAAACCGCGAAGGTTTATTATCTATGTTACTTTCTGTATTACAAGCTCCAATGCGCAATATGGCATGTGTTGTTAAAGCTGTTTCTGAACAAAAAGAAGCTGGTGTTGAAGCACCTGTAGCTGAGGCTGCTGCTGAAACAACTGAAGTGGCTGAAGAAGCTACTGCTGAGTAA
- the cysS gene encoding cysteine--tRNA ligase produces the protein MLIYNTYTREKEEFKPIEENKVKMYICGPTVYNYIHIGNARPVLFFDLVHRYFKYLGYEVEFVSNVTDVDDKIINRAIEEEVTEAEIANKYLNYFLECNQLLNALPFTSMPKVTENMDNMIQFINELVEHGFAYAVDGDVYFRIDKVREYGQLSGKKIEELEVGARIAEDSKKENPLDFVLWKKTDKGITWDSPWGAGRPGWHTECVVMINKEFNGKIDIHGGGTDLQFPHHENEIAQSLCLNNHRLANYWMHVGRLGLNNEKMSKSLGNVINVKELIETIDPNAFRLFMLSVHYRQPINYTDETIQLAVKEWQKIKSTFDQLHLKLDLAEALDIAGEEVLEIEALMKQFTEALDDDFNTSNAITSLYGVIKEINKMTRAKASDAACKYALMTLQNMAYIFGFDLNKKRLTAEERELMKAWEEARKAKDFAKADELRAQLQALNVL, from the coding sequence ATGTTAATTTATAATACGTATACACGTGAGAAAGAAGAATTTAAACCAATTGAAGAGAATAAAGTGAAGATGTATATTTGTGGACCAACGGTGTATAACTACATTCATATTGGTAATGCACGTCCTGTATTATTTTTCGATTTAGTTCATCGTTATTTTAAGTATTTAGGGTATGAAGTGGAATTTGTATCAAATGTAACAGATGTTGATGATAAAATTATTAATCGTGCCATTGAAGAAGAAGTCACAGAGGCTGAAATTGCTAATAAATATTTAAATTATTTTTTAGAGTGTAATCAATTATTAAATGCTTTACCATTTACATCGATGCCAAAGGTTACTGAAAACATGGATAACATGATTCAATTTATTAATGAATTAGTGGAGCATGGATTTGCTTATGCTGTGGATGGAGATGTTTATTTCCGTATTGATAAAGTTCGCGAGTATGGTCAGTTATCAGGTAAAAAGATTGAAGAGTTAGAAGTTGGAGCTCGAATTGCTGAAGACTCTAAAAAAGAAAATCCATTGGACTTCGTTTTATGGAAAAAAACTGATAAAGGGATTACATGGGATTCACCTTGGGGTGCGGGACGCCCAGGTTGGCATACGGAATGTGTGGTCATGATTAATAAAGAATTTAACGGTAAGATTGATATTCATGGTGGTGGAACGGATCTTCAATTTCCTCATCACGAAAATGAAATTGCTCAATCTCTTTGCTTAAATAACCATCGCTTAGCTAATTACTGGATGCATGTTGGACGCTTAGGATTAAACAATGAAAAAATGAGTAAGTCATTAGGGAATGTCATCAACGTTAAAGAGTTAATCGAAACCATTGATCCAAATGCTTTTCGTTTGTTTATGTTATCAGTTCATTATCGTCAACCGATTAACTATACAGATGAAACCATTCAATTAGCCGTGAAAGAATGGCAAAAAATCAAGTCAACCTTTGATCAATTACACTTAAAACTTGACTTAGCTGAGGCTTTAGATATTGCAGGTGAAGAAGTTTTAGAAATTGAAGCTTTAATGAAACAATTCACCGAAGCACTTGATGATGACTTTAATACATCTAATGCGATTACAAGTTTATATGGCGTTATTAAAGAGATTAATAAGATGACACGTGCTAAAGCAAGTGATGCTGCATGTAAATATGCCTTAATGACATTACAAAACATGGCTTATATTTTTGGATTTGATTTAAATAAGAAACGTTTAACTGCTGAAGAACGTGAACTAATGAAAGCTTGGGAAGAAGCGCGTAAAGCAAAAGACTTTGCTAAAGCTGATGAACTAAGAGCACAATTACAGGCTTTAAATGTTTTATAA
- the rplL gene encoding 50S ribosomal protein L7/L12 — protein MAKLTAAEMIEAIKEMSVLELNELVKAIEEEFGVTAAAPVAVVGGAEAAAGPSEVDVILTNAGAKKIGVIKVVREITGLGLKEAKELVDGTPAPIKEKVSPEEAEELKAKLEEAGATVEVK, from the coding sequence ATGGCAAAATTAACTGCTGCTGAAATGATCGAAGCGATCAAAGAAATGTCAGTTTTAGAATTAAACGAATTAGTTAAAGCTATCGAAGAAGAATTTGGTGTAACTGCTGCTGCTCCTGTAGCTGTTGTTGGTGGAGCTGAAGCTGCTGCTGGACCATCTGAAGTAGATGTTATCTTAACAAACGCTGGAGCTAAAAAAATCGGTGTTATCAAAGTAGTTCGTGAAATCACTGGATTAGGATTAAAAGAAGCTAAAGAATTAGTAGACGGAACTCCTGCTCCAATCAAAGAAAAAGTTTCTCCAGAAGAAGCTGAAGAATTAAAAGCTAAATTAGAAGAAGCTGGAGCTACTGTAGAAGTTAAATAA
- the rpmG gene encoding 50S ribosomal protein L33, whose translation MRTKVILACDECLSRNYSTVKNKQTHSERLVVKKFCKRCGKHTMHKETK comes from the coding sequence ATGCGCACAAAAGTAATTTTAGCTTGCGACGAGTGTTTAAGTCGTAACTATTCAACGGTTAAAAATAAACAAACACACAGCGAGCGCCTTGTAGTGAAAAAATTCTGCAAGCGTTGTGGAAAACATACAATGCATAAGGAAACGAAGTAA
- the nusG gene encoding transcription termination/antitermination protein NusG, translating to MEKRWYVVQTYAGYENKVMTNLLKRIETMNMQEKIFRVLIPEEKEVKIKDGVRKEKVKKTFPGYVLVEMIDTDDSWYMVRNTPGVTGFLGSSGKGTRPVPLPTEEIMPILKKMGITSVEVSLDIEVGQQVLVAAGPFSGQVGKIESIDKEHGKVSVLVDLFGRETPVELDFSQICEVE from the coding sequence GTGGAAAAACGTTGGTATGTTGTTCAAACGTATGCTGGTTATGAAAATAAAGTAATGACTAACTTATTAAAACGTATTGAAACAATGAATATGCAAGAAAAAATCTTCCGAGTATTAATTCCGGAAGAAAAAGAAGTAAAAATTAAAGACGGTGTACGTAAAGAGAAAGTAAAGAAAACTTTCCCTGGTTATGTCTTAGTTGAAATGATTGATACAGATGATTCTTGGTACATGGTACGTAACACACCAGGTGTAACAGGATTCTTAGGATCAAGTGGTAAAGGGACACGTCCAGTTCCACTTCCAACTGAAGAAATTATGCCAATCCTTAAAAAGATGGGAATTACAAGTGTAGAAGTTTCATTAGATATTGAAGTTGGACAACAAGTATTAGTTGCTGCTGGTCCATTCTCAGGACAAGTTGGAAAAATCGAATCAATTGACAAAGAACATGGTAAAGTTAGTGTGTTAGTGGATTTATTTGGACGTGAAACGCCAGTAGAATTAGATTTTTCTCAAATTTGTGAAGTCGAATAA